The stretch of DNA CTCTAAACCTTGTTGCCTCATACTCCGTCAGGTCCGAGGTCTCCAAGAGTTTGTGAAAACAAACAGAAGGGAACTCTCtgcccaggggggggggggtttgggatAGGGAGTAATGGTCAATATGCACAGTATGTCTTTTTCACTGCTTAGATCTTGTCTCTCCAGTGTCATGTGATCAATCCAGGATGTATTGTAAGGAATTGAATACTCTCAACTTTATCTTTGAATCACACTAAACATTGAATTACACACACCAGTCAGAAATGCACTGGGTCAGAGTATGTGGTTTCATGTGGGTTTGATCAGGAAGATGGTGATGCAATTCTTCTGGAAAGCAGCAAGACTGATAAAGGTGTTTCTCTGATGAGATTATGTTTCATACATGATGTTGTGGTGTGGTTTGTGTACAGATGTCAAAGTCTAATCCCACAGCCCCTAGCTCTTGGGAACAGATCCTACTGCAACATTTCATACAGTGTTTACAGCTTTCTTTGCATAGGCAGTAAAaacagacatttacattttagtcatttagcagatgctctcatccagagcaacttacatttagtgcattcatctcaagatagctaggtgagacaacgaCATATCAGTTGTAGTAATTAAGTTATCAGCAAAGACAGCACTAGTAGGAAAAGACAAGTAAAATATTTACTAATATACAAGTGGAGAGGTTTCCTGCTTTTCCTGTCCTCTTAATGAAAGGTTTCTCACTGTCTCGTCTGGCTGTCCAGTAATTACTCATATGGGAGCTCGTTCCTGCCAACATCATAGATTAGTCTCTTCATTAAATCAGTAAAACATTCCTATATTTCCAACATGGCAAAAACAAGACAGTGCCCCACAGCATGTAAAGGCCAAATAAACATTGATGCAGCTCTATAAAAGTTACTGGCCTAACCCCAGGGATATGGCTGAGGAAATAGTACTATAATGAAGTTGACATACAAAAGCAACCATCTCATAACATTAACGACTGCAGTATTCTGCTTTTTCCCCAAAGATATTGCATAATTAATCAACTTCAAATTGTCATTGCTACTTTTTGAGAAATGTATATAAGTAAGGGATGCATAGTCTCAGATATATACTAGATACTTATGACTTTCTCCTTCCCTGACATATGCAGTGCAGCCCAGATAATAACGCCAGAATGAGCCTCCCCAAAAGGGTCTCCCTCTGGACCGTGGTGGATGTGTTTGATTGGGTCAAGGAGCAGTACCCCTACCAAAAGAGTGTCCTCCAACTAGCCATCTTCAAGCATGACATATCCGGTAGCTATCTTCAGTAGCTCTTCTACTTACCAAATCTTGCCTTAGTACAAAACAACCTACAGTATATTCCTGTACATCAGTTATCATTAATAGACTGCTATTATTGTAAAAAAAGTGAATATATGTGATATTTTATCCCAGACTTACTTCAGCCCTGTACTGTATAAGTAACAGATGCCTGCAGAGAGTTCTGAACCCCACATAATGACATGGAACATTAATCTTCCCAGTTACTGTTAACCCTCTACAAACCACACAGCTCATTCACAGTGTCAGTACTGTTGTAATGTTGCATCAGTAAAACCTTGTCAAAAACATGCAGTAAAAACAACTGTATGAGTAATAAAACCTTGTGTCCTAAGGCTTAGATCCTGGAACAGAAGTTTTGCCCACCGTGGGCTAAGTGCATTTGAATTCAAGTTAATTTAGGAATGGAATTTGATACATAATTCAAGTTCATCATGTCATATGAAATCTATTCAATTTGAAATCCATGCTACCAGCCTTATTTGACTTATTTGACTGGCATCATTTTGCTTCCTTCTATAGTAGCCTCCCCTCACCACCTCTCTTGCCTTCTTGCTCTGTCCCTCCCCAGGCCGAGCTCTGCTGAGGATGGGTGAACACCagttggagaggatgggggtggaggTGGAGCATCTTCAGGAGATCATACTGGACATTCTTCTCCTCAGGGTCCAGGAGGAACTTGAGAACCTTAACGACATCTTCTCTGGTGAGGAACAAACATCCATTCTACCGTCTCCTTTTAAACTTTATCAGGAATTCAGTTGTAGCCTATATCAACGACTTCTTCTCTGGTGAAGACCTAACTTTACTTTATTGTCTAAAACTGCATCAGAAAGGGACAGACATCTACTGTGTCCTCTTAGATGGCTTCAGGAGTTCacttgtacactcttagaaaaagggtgCTATCTAGGACCTAAAATGTTTctttagctgtccccataggagaaccctttgaggaaccctttttggttccaggtaaaaaccctttaagttccatgtaggaccctttccacagaggattctacatggaacccaaaaaggttctacatgaaaccaaaaagggttctccgtggaaccaaaaaaggttatcctatggggacagctgaagaaccctttaggAACCTTTTTGGAAGAGTGTAGCCTATATACCCAAAGTGACTCATACGAGGTTGCATTATCAGCCAACGTGATTGACAGACATGTATTTCAGCAAGAGGACTAGCTTAGAGACACCTGCCAAGAATAGATTGGCATcgaatgagaagagagagaggtgaaagccTCTGATGAACAGTACTATTCAACTGAactgaaaataaaataattaaattgGCTTTGTTTGGCATGGATACAAGATAGCTATAGGTTAAATAAATTCAAGTTCAAAATATAGATAAAATAAGTTCACAATGGTCTTTGTTCTATGTGGTACGTATGCTTGCATATTTCAAATGcatttttaaccaaatgtattTTTATCTCTCATTCTCTAGAGTGTTTCTCTTCATGACTATAACAGAAGAAGAGGCCTGAGATATCATTATTTAGTCCATCTACGGTGTGGAGGACTAGAGAAGAAAAAATACATTTGCCTTCAGTAGTCATTGACCTGAAGAAGGCTGCCAGATTGGTTTTGGCATGGTTGTAGTTTTACTGACACGTCTGTGAATCAAGCCCTTGCCCCTCGCTCTGCGCTGCTCTTGTGGTCTTATTTTTCACAATACTCAATACACTATGTGGCAGCTATTGCAGAGGGAGAACATCATTCCCCACTTGAACAGGGGATACAGTGCATCCCTCATCTGGACTAAATGTTGCCATCCCGTACCCAGCAGTGATTTGGCTAGCTAATGGCCTGTTATATTACTCTCAGGAGACCCTGTGTGAATTAGAATGGAGAGTAAGTAAATTAGTCCTGAGTTTAATGCAGGGACACATGGCCATAATTTAGATAACAACCCAAATGCTGCTCAAACCTATTAGGCCCTACACAGGGAACATAATAGGGATCATTTAATGGGAAGTTTCTGGCAGAGACAAAATGGCTTTAAAGTTTTATGTATTTGCTTATATAGTTTTATGTTGGAGTAGGAATGTTGTGTCCTCTGACTGAAACTCGTCTTTATTTAGCTTTTGTTGCTCCACACCTCATGTTTGTAAGATGTCAGTAGAGTTTTTCTGTCTGTCAAATACAATGCAATGTCTAGCAAATCTTTAAATGGAACACAACTACGTATAGAATCCCTCCAGTATGACTACCCAGCTAGGAATGTACTCTATGCAGATATATCCTATTTTATTTGCTCCTAGAACATATTCATATAAACAGTTCATTCTGTAATCATGTGCTTGCTTAAATTACTCAGAGATAACAGTTTTGCATATTAAGTGGAGCAAATAAAAGTGCTATGTTTGCAAATACTAAATCTTTTTATGTTTCAAATCCTCCTTCCTCAGAGAAATTCCTCCCCAGACTTAAATGTCCTGTCCATTGTATAATGATAACGTTTGTTTGCTCCAGTTTGAAGTATTTTAGTGCATCCCTAAGGTTCTGCACGTTTCATTAGACACTACATGTACATGAAAAACTGCAGGACTGTCAAATCTGAAGCTCAAACAGTACCTTAGCAAAGCATGCAATGCAGTTTAACTCCAAACCACTATACTTGTATTATAGTGTAATGTTTTCATAAACAGGAAACGCTATGTTTAGACATCCATTTGCTATCCAGCCTAGAACACAGGAGAGAAACAAGTTGTTCCAGTGAAGAGATGAGGATGAAATGTCACACGGGTGTTTAGTGGGTAAATCTGTGGATGAACACTATTTAGTGCATGAGTCTGACCTGACACCTCATATTTGCTAATGAAGACCAAATCTGATCATTGTTCATTTGAAATAATTGTCTTCGCTGATAATTATATAAAAATCAATGTGTAGAATCAGCCAGTGGCCTAAATCTTGAGAGACACACTGGTGCCCTCAGACAATGTCCATTTGTCTCTATTACATGACTCGTCACGATACATCTTCCCACTTCACCACACACTTGTCAGACAACCCAAACTTTAAATCTCCTCCTACTTTTAAAGGGCAGCCAGAAAACAGAGGACAGCCGAAAGCAAGCAAAAACACATTGCTCAGTGAAAGTAACACCTCTAGGGGAACATTACTTTTTTTCTTTGTTCAGTAATCCAGCTCCTGAAAAGCCCAGCCCAGGCCTGGCATGCTGAATCTGATGTGCCCCATAAAAGGACTGTTTACATTTCCTCACCTTCCATGGACATTAGCAAGTGCTGAGCCTGTGGCTCTAGGGTCCCAGTGGGGGGCACACCAAATTAGACAGGCTGATTAATGTCCCTCAGAGATGCATGGCATTTGATTTCCTCCATTCAGGGCGATGGTGCATCAGGAAAGCGCTGACTCACGTTAAATGTAAATATACCTCGGGGAGAGACACTTAATCATATATGACAGTGAGGGCTTCCCGAATATTCCAAAGGTTAGCAAATCGTGCCTTTGAcccaaagagatggagagaaaaaaagaaacatGGAACCGAACTTTGTGTTGTTTGGCATGCAACAAATGATGGGTTGAACAAAGAGAAAGGACTACAATGGACTGCTAAGTGGAGCTAACAAACAGCAAGATACATTCTCGGTAGTAACAGTTTTATTGTAACTAGACTCAGTAAAATTTCCTGGCCAAAATATTGTTCCAATAAGTTAGGGGGGGTTTCTGTAACCTCTTTGTCTTGTTTATATTTCACTCAAATTTCAGTTCAAGAATGCAATCAGGGTTTTGTTAACGTGGagtccagtggaggctgctgaggggagggcggctaataataatggctggaacgcagcgaatggaatggcatcaaacacaaggAAACCAagtatttgataccatttcactgattccgctccagccattaccacacgGGCTCGTAtcaaatgaaggtgccaccaacctcctatgGTGGAGTCTGTGGTCTGTGTTATATTCCATATCTAATAGACACTGTTGGCTAAAATCTATACTTTCTTCTGCCAAGACATAATGCATCTCCAGTCTATTGTCTGCACCGCTGAATCAATCATTAATGTAGGCAGCAGATAAAAGAGGGAAGCTTTTTAGCAACTACTTAATTATTAAGGGTTGGTTGAACTTTTCACATGACTTTCTGATTCTCATTTTAGTTGAACGTTTAACAAGGTTTACTCGAACCAGGTGTCAAGTAAGGGTTATAACTTACTGATTCTTCATTATCCAGCTACAAATATATGTATTTCCTATCTTAAATTCATGACATGATCTTATTGCTCAGGTAACAAGCTTAATTCAGGCGATGTACTGTAGCATGGCTGCACGGCAGAGCATACAACTCGCAGAATGTCTTCTGCCACACTGAGACGGACAGACCATCTGAGGAGTGCCATTATAGGTCTTTGTGCATGTTGATCATGACTGCATTGGGTCAGCACATCGCCTTAGAGATGCGTTTCTAATGGGATACCTGGGGAGGTCCAGCGAAGAGGTGGGCCTTAAATCTCAGCCTGACAGACATTGCTCTTACTCTAATGACACTACTTATGCCTATCGGTcacacagacaggcagccagGGGTTGGGGAGACTTTAGACTGGGGAAAGGATGACAGGGCTCCTTTCAGAATAATGAACCAATTGGTTCCCTTGTCTTTGAAAGTGTGTGAGGAAAAACCACAGACAAAGTAATGACATATCCCTTGCAATTAAATTATTTGCTGCCTGTGAGGGGCTGAACCTCGTCACTTTCAGCACAACTCTGCATTTTTCCCTTCGCTCCCTGTTTGCTGTGTTTGCATTTATAGAAATGGTAGTACATCCCATCCCTATCCCCCGCCAGCCATAGCCAACCAGCAGTGCATCCATCTGACGCCACTGCAGACTGTTTGTCACTGTCTTGTAAATTATTCATAGCTGCAACTGCAAGAAAAGGATCAATACATTCTGATATAGAAATTAGTTAGTGGCAGGGCATGagatgcatacattttttggatTAGAGAGAATAAACAGTGGAAACAGTCCTGGAAGTGATATTGAGGTTGAAGAGGCCATGCCAGGAAGCTGTTGTATGTAGGTGATTTCATCTGTTCCCTGCTGATGTGTTTTATGGCAAAGAGATAATGCTGACATTGGTGACCAATGTGTTAGTCACACCATACAATCACAAGATAACAACCCATAGAGCCTGAGTGAAATCATtttcagaaatattttttttctcaatgGACATTTTAGGGGAAACAATTTACAATTATTGACAAACTGTACGtgcaaatatacagttgaagtcagaagtttacatacacttaggttggagtcattaaaatgtgtttttcaaccactccacaaatttcttgttaacaaactatagttttggcaagtcggttaggacatctactttgtgcatgacacaagtaatttttgttTACAGAAAgaatatttcactgtatcacaattccagggagtcagaagttcacatacactaagttgaatgtgcgtttaaacagcttggaaaattacagaaaattatgtcatggctttagaagcttctgataggctaattgacataatttgagtcaactggaggtgtacctgtggatgtatttcaaggccaaccttcaaactcagtgcctctgcttgacatcatgggaaaatcaaaagaaatcagccaagacctcagaaaaaaattgtagacctccagaagtctggttcatccttgggagcaatttccaaacgcctgaatctaccacgttcatctgtacaaacaatagtacgcaagtataaacaccatgggaccaggcagccgtcataccgctcaggaaggagacgtgttctgtctcttagagatgaatgtactttggtgcgaaaagtacaaatcaatcccagaacaacagcaaaggacattgtgaagatgctggaggaaacaggtacaaaagtatctatatccacagtaaaacgagtcctgtatatcgacataacctgaaaggccgctcagcaaggaagaagactgctccaaaaccgccataaaaaatcaagactacggtttgcaactgcatatggggacaaagattgtactttttggagaaatgtcctctggtcataatgaccatctttatgtttggaggaaaaaggcggaggcttgcaagccgaagaacaccatcccaaccgtgaagcacgggggtggcagcatcatgttgtagaggtgcgtgggtcttccaaatggaaaatgaccccaagcatacctccaaagttgtggcaaaatggcttaaggacaacaaagtcaaggtattggagtggccatcacaaagccctgacctcaatcatatagaaaatttgtgggcagaactgaaaaagcgtgtgcgagcaaggaggcctacaaacctgactcagttacaccagctctgtcaaaaGGAATGGGCataattcacccaatttattgtgggaagcctgtggaagtctacccgaaacgtttgacccaagttaaacaatttaaagacaatgctaccaaatacgaattgagtgtatgtaaacctctgacccactgggaatgtgatggaagaaataaaagctgaaataagtaattccctctattattctgacatttcacattcttaaaataaagtggtgatctgaacagacctaaaacagggaatttctactaggattaaatgtcaggaattgtgataaactgagtttaaatctatttggctaaggtctatgtaaacttccgacttcaactgtataatgttTTATTGTTTTTATTAGAACAAGACCAACCAAGAAACAAACAATCAAAAGAAAAAGAGCACAAACAATATGAAAATAATATAAAAACAAATCACAACATCCCATACCTCACTCTCCGTGTTGGTCCAAGTTGTTAATCCTCATCAATGGAgggtgtaacggcagtcctcctcctctccatctgaagaggaggagtattgagggaaccaaggcgcagcgtagtgaaaagacatattttattatcgaaacacgaacttgtataaactaacaaaaataacaaacggtgtagacagacctagacgacgtacttacataaaacaaggaaaacgcatgaataggaacataggctacacaaaccgaacaaaccgtaaacagtcccgggTGGTGtacaaacacaaacacggaagacgaacactgtgacaacgcctacctaaatatgactcttaattagaggaacgccaaacacctgcctctaattaagagccataccaggcaacccaataaaccaacacagaaacagaaaacatagaatgcccacccaaactcacgtcctgaccaactaacacatataacaaactaacagaaaatagatcaggaacgtgacagagggtAAGTGGTCAAAAAAGGAAATTCAAGGTTGTCATCTCAAGAAAAGGTTATCAGTGCATCCTCTCATTTTTGTAATTGAAGAAAATACATTGCTGTAGGTCTTTCAACCAGGATGATACTGTGGTTGGTTTGGAGGATTTCCAATTAAATATAAAATCTGTGAGCGAAGCAAACGCTACAACAAACAACTGCTTTACTTTTGATAAGAGTGGGCAGCACAGATGGATCTCCAAATATAGCTATCAAAGGAGAAGGCTGCAGGTTGATATCGAGAACTTTGGATGGAGTAGTAAAAAAGGATGATTAATACTCCAATAGCTTAGGGCATGAGTAGAACATATGAGTGTGATCAGCGGTGGACACTGAGCATCTGTCACATGTATCATTTGTGTCTGGGAAAAACTTACTAAGTTTCATCTTGGTGAAATGAATTCCATGCAAGACTTTAAACTTACGTGCACAAGAAGATGTGGAGTTAAGCCTAAGAACGTCCTCCTCCCACCAGTAAGGTCAAGTTCAAGTTCTCTTCCTTGATTTGGTGGATGGAAGATGGTTTCATATCGTATTGTTTTCAGAAAGATACATAATGTTCCATGGATgagaagtctgtctgtctgtgtgtgtgtgtgtgtgtgtgtgtgtgtgtgtgtgtgtgtgtgtgtgtgtgtgtgtgtgcgcacacatgCGCGTCTGcgcgtgctcgtgtgtgtgtgttaacatacAGAGAGAGTGTCTACTTTAACAATGCTCTCCcagcagagacagaggagaaatggTTTATAGTGTGGAGAGACAGTGACATTATAACAGAATCAACTACCATACAGATGTacaatcttaatttgagccagtttgctacagtatgaaaataatcctgcagcaacaggacatgtgaattattacgtggattataattaatggacatttttgtaagggttgatacatttttcattagggcaaattaagtctgacatttcaaagtggaaattacaaactttagaagcatttttaaaactcaaattCACTACATGTTTGAATTGCCGTGCAGGAAAATttgcagcaacaaaagagtgatctaattaagattctacatctgtaacAGGTTTTACTCCACCCAAACTGCCACTCTGGAGCAACAAGATAGGAAATCATATTTATTCGATATGTGTACATGCTTACGAAATCAAGCTGTGTTCATTGAGGACTGTAGAATTAGATTGTAAATTAATTTAATTATGAAATTAACAAATATCCTCTCATTTCAGAACTCACATGCTTCTATTTATTTTCTGTCCTCCACATGAGAGAAAGTATATGAACGTATGATACTGCATCGGAAAAATAAACGAGGCCAATGcatccatactgtagacctacatTTACATCTTGCAGCCTATTGAATTAATTTGGCCCTGAATTGCCTAGAGTTTCTAAAGCCAGAGGCACAACATCACAAGACTTCCGGTAACGCTTCTGAAACAGACAAGGCAGACCCGGCTGGGTTTGGgttttgagaagtcaatgagagaagtgtaaaattcttccttagttgttaattttctcaAAATCTAAAGGCACTACCTGGATTCAAGTTagtcttaagtagttgaacatgttattagtCCAACCTAGTGACAAACGGACACATTTTCCTTTGTGCCTTTGATTTGAAGGCCTGCACATGCATAGTTCGGTGCGAGACTACGATTTGACCCGATTATGTATTTCTGCACATTTTGCattagctagccaacgtcgccatgaTATCTCCTACGAGTGTGatcagggatttctattggagaagcagtttctgccaatcttcatactgtactgtctttgggcATACCTTCCATGCTATCGCTaataatcccagtttcaactgcactgggcagatggcagacagcgtgtatgacgTTGTGTGGGCAAGTGGTTTCGTCGGGGcacctctacaaggtgtcaaaaatgTTCCACAGGGAACTGtttagcgtgaaaaacccagcagcgttgcagttcttgacacgctcaaaccggtgcacctggcacctactaccataccctgttcaaaggcacttaaatattttgtcttgcccattcaccctctgaatcgcacacatacacaattcatgtctcaattgtctcaaggcttaaaaatccttctttaaactgtctcctacccttcatctacactgattgaagtggatttaacaaattacatcaagaagggatcatagcttccacctggattcacctggtcagtatatgtcaaggaaagagcatGTTTTATACACTATGTGTATATCAATGTTGCAGTCCAGAAATGAGAGCATTACCATCTATGCCAAATGCCTGGGCCTCTGATGGAGACTGTAGAACCCATACTTCAGTATTCCCACTTCTCTCGTATAGGATCGAAAGGATTCCACCATGGTCACCAATGTAGCTGACCGATGTAGTGCCTTAGCAGAATTCAATCTAAAGCTTGTGCGGTCCAGAGACGAGAACTCTACACTCTATGGCAAAAGCCTCGGCTCCTGACAGGGACAATAACATTCTCACCACTGAGATGTTATAATTGTAAAATAATCTGTTTGTCACTTGTGAAACTGATTCTACATTGAATTTAGTCTTTGAGATGCTCAAACAAGCACGGGTATCTGTAGTTGATGTTCTTCAACTCTAAAATGCACTAGGGTTCCCCAATAGGGGGCCTGCAAGCCAAATTTGGCCCTggtgtggttttatttggccccccaagtaaaaaataaataaatatattttttaatttaatttaattgttggacataaaaactGTAAAACCccccaggaaatcagctccaagtgattttcattttggaaatctgttacCATGTATTCCCaagcataatagagagacacgtaatcatatacaaatgtaagcaaggtttgagaTGATTATGTTTtggtcaaatatatatatttgtgcttaggcagccccctgcacctctctgattcagaggaagacacatttcagttgaaggcattcagttgtacaactgactaggtattcccctttccCTTTTTTGCGGTCAGTttacagtctacaaattatttgttattatgttccggccccccgaccatccgctgaAGAAATGATTTGgctgaatctaggtgatgatccctgcacTAGACTTTGTAagacaaaatccacaaagaaaagaCATCAGGCAAATGCTTACAGTATGTGGTCTCAATGTTTAAATAGTGACGGCAAGGTTAGTCCAAACTGCAGGACTTGGTGAAAAGATAATGGAAGAGAAAAGTGAGAGA from Salvelinus fontinalis isolate EN_2023a chromosome 20, ASM2944872v1, whole genome shotgun sequence encodes:
- the LOC129817473 gene encoding sterile alpha motif domain-containing protein 12-like; translation: MSLPKRVSLWTVVDVFDWVKEQYPYQKSVLQLAIFKHDISGRALLRMGEHQLERMGVEVEHLQEIILDILLLRVQEELENLNDIFSECFSS